The Streptomyces sp. NBC_00576 genome contains the following window.
CTTCCTCACGACCCTGGCGGAGTCGATGCGCGACGTGGCGCGACGGGTGGGCCGAGACCCCGTTCAGTGATGCGGGCGGCGGCGGTCGAAGAGGAGGGCGGCGGCACCGAGCGCCAGCAGACCCCGCGAGGGGGTCCAGGGCCGCTGCCCTCCCATGCCGGCCGGGGTGTGCGGTTCGTGGAGCTGGAGGGCGAACTGCCGGTTCGCGGCGTCGGAGAGGAGGCCACGCAGCTGCTCGGGGGCGGACACGGCGAAGGACAGGAAGTCCATCGTGTTGCGGGCCGCCTGGTCGAGCGAGAAGTACTCGCGCAGCAGAGCCATGACGATCCCCCGCGCCTCCGCCTTGAAGACGTCCGCGAGGGCGATGTCCGGAGCCAGGCAGCGCACCGAACCCTCCAGGTTGGCGAAGGACTTGCCCAGCAGGGAGATGGCGGGCGCCGAGCCGATGCCCCGCTTGGTCGCCTTCTCCAGCACGGTCGTCAGGGACACCCCGAAGTTGATGTCCTCCAGGGAGGCCGTGGCGACCTTGGGCACCAGCGCGGCCATGTCGGCGGCGAACGCGGGCAGGTTGGACCACGGGGTGACCCGCCCCATGTCCGCCCAGGCCCAGGCGAGGCCGTGGCCGTCGTTCTGGGCGAGGGCCATGAGGAGGGGCAGCAGTTGCAGGCTCGTACGCCGGTCGAGGCGGCCGATCATGCCCCAGTCGATGAGCGTGGCCGGGCCGCCGGGCAGCGCGAAGACATTGCCGGCGTGCGGGTCGGCGTGGAACATGCGGTCGACGAAGTAGCCGCGGTACATGAAGCGCAGCAGGTCCTTGCCGATCTCGGTGCGCTCCCGGTCGCTGAACGTGCCGCGGTCGAGATGCCGTACGGAGGCGCCGGGCGCGAGGGACTGCACCAGCACCTTGGGGGTGGCGTGGATGACCCGGGGCACCGCCAGGGTCGGATACCGCCGGATGTGCTCGCGGGCCTCGTCCATGTTGCGGGCCTCGCCGGTGAAGTCGAGTTCCGGTTCCATGGCGTCGAAGATCGAGCCGAGCATCGCCTCCATGTCGATGACCTCGTTGAAGCGGGGTGCGGTGCGGGCGAGGATCCTGGACGCCTTGCGCATCAGGGCCATGTCGGCGCGGACCGCGTCCCGGATGCCGGGCCGCTGCACCTTCACCACCGCCGGGCGCCCGCCGGGCAGGGTGACCCGGTACACCTGGGCGAGGGAGGCCGCGCCGAGCGGTCGTACGGTGTCGATGTCGTCGAAGCGGAGCTTCCAGTCCGGTCCGAGCTGGTCCCTGAGCACGGGTTCGAAGACGGCGAAGGGCTGCACGTCGACCTGGTCGTGCAGGTTCTGCAGCTCGGCGATCATGGAGGCGGGCACCATGTCCGGCCGGGTGGAGAGGATCTGCCCGAGCTTCACGTAGAAGGGGCCGAGACTTTCGAGCGCGTGCCGTACGGCCCTGGCGCGCCGGGATCCGTCGTCGCCCTCCGCTCCGTCGTCCTCGCCGTCGGTTCCGCGCCGGGAGCGGCGCCGGTCCCGGGCCAGTCGGCCGGCCTCTTCGGCTGCGAGACTTCCCAGCACCTTCACGACCAGCCGAAGCCGACTGCCGAGCAGGGCACT
Protein-coding sequences here:
- a CDS encoding ABC1 kinase family protein, yielding MGSALLGSRLRLVVKVLGSLAAEEAGRLARDRRRSRRGTDGEDDGAEGDDGSRRARAVRHALESLGPFYVKLGQILSTRPDMVPASMIAELQNLHDQVDVQPFAVFEPVLRDQLGPDWKLRFDDIDTVRPLGAASLAQVYRVTLPGGRPAVVKVQRPGIRDAVRADMALMRKASRILARTAPRFNEVIDMEAMLGSIFDAMEPELDFTGEARNMDEAREHIRRYPTLAVPRVIHATPKVLVQSLAPGASVRHLDRGTFSDRERTEIGKDLLRFMYRGYFVDRMFHADPHAGNVFALPGGPATLIDWGMIGRLDRRTSLQLLPLLMALAQNDGHGLAWAWADMGRVTPWSNLPAFAADMAALVPKVATASLEDINFGVSLTTVLEKATKRGIGSAPAISLLGKSFANLEGSVRCLAPDIALADVFKAEARGIVMALLREYFSLDQAARNTMDFLSFAVSAPEQLRGLLSDAANRQFALQLHEPHTPAGMGGQRPWTPSRGLLALGAAALLFDRRRPHH